One genomic segment of Helianthus annuus cultivar XRQ/B chromosome 14, HanXRQr2.0-SUNRISE, whole genome shotgun sequence includes these proteins:
- the LOC110935026 gene encoding uncharacterized protein LOC110935026: MKTKTGERERLRREKEMWRRGSGAAALGGGGGGDGFLSRFSGQQVRVRHGQRLGQLWSTTSVQNFGSDGFGSAVLASPVQSNWSALEAVRVNSVNSVSLTWSTRLALVNTAS; the protein is encoded by the exons aTGAAGACAAAGacgggagagagagagagactgagACGAGAGAAAGAGATGTGGCGGAGAGGCAGCGGCGCAGCCGCTCTCGGCGGCGGCGGAGGTGGTGACGGTTTTCTTTCCCG CTTCTCGGGTCAGCAGGTTCGGGTCAGGCATGGTCAACGGCTAGGTCAACTATGGTCAACGACTTCGGTTCAAAATTTTGGTTCAGATGGGTTCGGGTCAGCAGTTTTGGCGAGTCCGGTTCAGTCAAATTGGTCAGCTTTAGAAGCAGTTCGGGTCAACTCGGTTAACTCGGTGAGTCTGACCTGGTCAACTCGGTTAGCCCTGGTCAACACAGCGAGTTGA